TCTGCTCTCTACCCTCTGCTCTCTACGCTCTACCCTCTACCCTCTGCTCAGTCCTTCTGATACACCTCGGTGACACTGCCGCCGGATTGCGAGCTCGGAAACGATTCGGTGAGCACGTTGCCGCTCAGTGAGCCGTTGTAATTGAAGGCATCGGTCTGATCGTTGAACGTGATGAGGTTGTTGTTGACCGACCAGAGACCCTGCTCGGTGGCGCTGCCCGCGTTCGAGAACGTCGCGATGTCGACATAGGTCCCGTCTCCGTTCAGGCTCAGGCGGTCGCTCACCAGCACGGACCCATCCGAGAACGTGTAGGGCAACGGATTGCCGTTCACGGTGCGCAGCGAATATGTACCGGTGACGTTGCCGTTAGGCGACGTCGAGTCGTTGTTGCACGCGGCAAGCGCCACGAGCCCAGCCGCCAAGAGAACAAACTTTCGCATAGAGGGTTCCTGCTGAGGTTGATGCGAACTGCTCTATCGAAGCTGTTCATTAGTCAGGAACCGTACCGCTGCGTTGCGGCGTCGAGCGTAGCCGAGGGACGCAGAGCGTGCTGGAGCGTGTCCTCGACGTGGATCACCGGCCCGTCCACAACTCAGATCATGGATGAGCGATTCGTGACGTGGGGCTGCAACTGGTGCATGGGGCCGGATCTTTTGATGCGTCGCGGCGTCTCACGATGTGAAGCCGTTGCGTTCGACGGCTGGTCGCACGACACGATGAGGAGGAAGAGATGAGAAAGTTCTTGGTCGTAGCCGCAATTGGCGCTGTGGCGACACTTGGCATGGCTGGTCGCGCCCAGGCGCAGGCGTTCTATCCGAAGACGACGGACGTGCCGGCTCGCGTGCAGGGCGGCTACGCATATCCATCGCAGTATCCGACGTACCCAGGGCAGTACTCGACGACGTCGCGGAAGCGGCATCATGACGACGACAAGGCGCGTCGGGATCGCGACCGCGATGACGATGATCGCAACGGGCGCAACGACAGCCGCGACCAGTACGGGCAGTATGGCCAGCGGTCCACGAACGGGTATGGCGCCTATGGGGCAGCCGGCATTCCGTCGCGCGTCGGCGACCACGACTCGGCGTCGCGCTCGCGCTCGACGAACGGCAATCGCGACGGGCGGTGGAACCGGGATGGGAGATGAGTGAAGTCTAACGCTCAAACATTGAAGCGGAACAGCATCACATCTCCATCGGCAACGACATACTCCTTGCCTTCGGCGCGCGCGACACCTTTCTCGCGCGCGCCTTTCCATCCGCCATTGGCGACGAAGTCTGGATAGGCGACCGTTTCGGCGCGGATAAAGCCACGCTCGAAGTCCGTGTGAATCGCGCCGGCCGCGACGGGTGCGGTGTCGCCGAGATGAATGGTCCACGCGCGCACCTCTTGCTCGCCGGCCGTGAAATACGTCTGCAGGCCGAGCAGGTGATAGCCCGCGTGGATGAGTCGATCGAGCCCGGCCGAGTCGATGCCTAACGACGCGAGAAACTCCTTGCGCTCGTCGGGCGCCAGCTCGGCGAGCTCCGCTTCGATCTTGGCGGAGAAGGGAACGATCTCGGCGTGCTCACCGCTCGCCGCCACCGCCTCGCGCAACCGCCGCAGATGCGGCCCTTCGTCGCCCGCGAGCTCGTGATCGGTGACATTGGCCGCGTAGAGTACCGGCTTCGTTGTGAGCAGCGACAACGGCTGCAGTGCGGCCAACTGCCCGGATGAGAGACGCGCCTCCCAGAGCCCGCGTCCTTCGCGCAGAACTCCCAACGCGAGCTCGAGCACCGCGAGCTCTGCCTTCGCGTCCTTGTCGCCCGTTTTCGCCGCGCGCTGCGTCCGATCGAGCCGCTTCTCGACGACCGACAGATCGGCGAGCGCGAGCTCGAACTCGATGACCTCGCGATCCCGCGCCGGGTCGACCGGTCCCATGACGTGCGCGACGTCAGCGTCCTCGAAACAACGAACGACGTGCACGATCGCGTCGGTCTCGCGAATGTTGGCGAGGAACTTGTTGCCGAGCCCTTCGCCTTCCGCCGCACCCTTCACGAGTCCAGCAATGTCGACGAACTGCACGACTGCGGGCACCACCTTCTTGGGTTGTACAATGTCGGCGAGCCTGTGAAGCCGCTCGTCGGGCACCTCGACCATGCCCACGTTAGGCTCGACGGTGCAAAAGGGATAGTTCGCCGCTTCCGCGCCGGCGGCGGTGAGCGCGTTGAAGAGCGTTGACTTACCGACGTTCGGAAGGCCGACGATTCCGAGTTTGAGCATGCGGAACTATGAGGCGAGTTGCGACGAAACGAGTGCGATGGACGGTGGAAATGGCCTCAAAATGCCGCCGCCTACGAAGGGGTGGCGATGCAAGACTTCACCAAGCTTAAGGTGTGGCAAAAGGCCCACCGCCTTGCGATCGATCTGAAGCGTGAGATCGACAAGGGGCCAAGGTGGAATTTTCCCGGATTGCGCGGTAAAACACTCAGGGGTGCCGGATCGATTGCTGACACGATTGCAGAAGGATGTGGCAAGAAGTCACCGCTAGAGCTTGCGAGATACGCCGACATGTCCGCGGCGTCCGCGAACGAGACGTTGGGGCAGTTACTCAGAGCTAGGGACCAGGGGTTCTTGTCGCACCGAAAGTATGAGGAATTTGAAGGACGGATCGACGAGATTCGCCGGATGCTTTGGTCTCTTGCTGGGGAAGTTCGCCGCCAACACGGCGGCGACCGCTAGCCCTCAGTGCGACAGTACGCCAGTAGCGAGTATTGCGTACTCGCCGAGGATCTTCTCGTATCTCGCCGCTTGCGGGCTGGGCTACTCGTTACGCCGTACTGACCTACTGTCGCACTGACGGCTAGAGGTCGCGATCTCCCACCCGGCGCCCAGATCTCCGCCTAGGGCGCCTCTTCGCCACGAGCTTTGCGGTTGAATCGATTCATCACCGGCTCGATCCCATCCCTGATCCATGTCTCCATTGCCTCGACGAACGTCGGCATCAGCTCCTCGACCACCTTCGCATCCGACTTTCCAAATTCACTCAACACATAATCCGCCAGGTTCCCACGATGCCGCCCAGGCGGAGGAGCAATTCCGATCCGCAGCCGCGCGTAGTCCTGATGGCCCAACGCCCCCTCGATGCTCTTCAACCCGTTGTGACCCGCCGAGCTGCCACGCGCTCGAAACCGGATCGTACCTAACGACAATGCCGCTTCGTCGAGGATCACGAGCAGATCGTGCTGCGGCGACCACCCCGCACGACGCAGGTATGGCCTCAGCACCGCGCCGCTCAGATTCATGTACGTCTGCGGTTTCACCAGGCGCACGCTCGCAGCGCCGACCTGTCCACTCGCGACACGGGCGTCGCCGTCTCGGCGCCACCCCTCGAAACGCCAAACGTCGGCCAGGTGGTCGAGCACCCACCAGCCGACGTTATGTCGCGTGCGCTCGTACTCCTTCCCTGGATTGCCGAGACCGACGATCACTTTCATCGGGCCCGGGTCTCCTGTGTTCTGGCGTGCAAAAAGACGAGCGAGCGCGCGGAGCATAGCGAAGAGCCTTACGCCTCTTCGCCGCCCTCCTCCTCGCCTTCCTTCGGCTTGCGGATGAGCTCCGGCTCAACGGCTGCCTCGGGGACCACTGCAACACCAGCAGCCGGCGTCTCCGCCGCGCGTGGCGCCGACACCGTACACACGGTCGCGTCCCCCTCGTCCAGCACGTCGACGCCCGCTGGAATGTTCAGCTCGCGAACGTGAATCGAGTGCCCGATCGCGAGCGGCGTGACATCGACGTCGACGTGATTCGGAATGCTCGCTGGATCGACGTGAATGCGCAGCTCGTGCATGACCTGATCGAGAATGCCGCCCTCGCGTACGCCCTCGGCCGAGCCAGTGAAAACGAGCGGGATGCTCACCGTCACTTTCTCGCCCGCGACCAGCTCCTGGAAATCGACGTGCAGGATTGACCGCTTTACGGGGTGGCGCTGGATCTCACGGATGAGCGTGCGCGCCGATCGGCCATCGATCGAAAGCTCGATCACTGTGCTCGCGGCGGCGACTCGCTCGAGCAGCTTCTCGAGGTCACGCGTGTTGATCGCCAGTGACTGCGGCTGCCGGCTGTGGCCGTAGATGATCGCCGGTACCTGTCCGCTCTGCCGCAGTTTCCGCGCGACGCCGGTGCCGCGGTCGCTTCGGACGTTGGCATTGAGATTTGCTGTTGCCATTGCTGAATTACCAAAGTTTAAAACCGACTCGTCAAGCAGCGATCGGCTGATGAACGGCTGCTACTCTCGGAAGGCTGCATCCTTCCTACCATACCGGGCCGCGCACGAGTCACCGCGGCGAACATCAGCGTTGTTGGTTGTTGGTGGCTGGTTGTTGGTCGTTAGTGGCTGGTTCTTGGTCGTTGGCGGCTGGTTGTTGGTTGTTGATGCAGTTCGCCAACCACCATTCACCAACCACCATTCACCAACCACCAACCACCATTCACCATTCACCACCATCAAAACTAATCGAACAAGCTACTCACCGACTGCTCGCTGTGCGTGAAGCGGATCGCCTTCGACAACAGTTCCCCGACTGAAAGCACGCGTAACGTCGAAAAGCATCGCTCCGGTGGGATCGCAATCGTATCGGTGACCGCGACCTCCGCGATCGCCGACTCGCATAAGCGCTTGGTGGCCGGGCCCGACAAAAGCGCGTGCGTCGCGCAACAATAAATGTCGCGCGCGCCGAGGTTCTTGAGCGCGCTCGACGCCTCGGACACTGTGCCCGCGGTGTCGATCATGTCGTCGACGAGAATGCAATCCATTCCCTCGACTTCACCGACGACGTTCACCACCTCCGACACGTTCGGGGCGGGACGCCGCTTGTCGATAATCGCAAGCGACGCATTGAGCCGCTTCGCGAACCCGCGCGCCATCTTCGCCGAACCCACGTCGGGGGCGACGACGACGGGATTCGTGAGCTGCTTGCGACGATAGTGATTCACGAACACCGGCATCGCATACAGATGGTCGACGGGGATGTCGAAGAAGCCCTGTAGCTGGTGCTGGTGAAAATCGACTCCGAGGACGCGATCCGCGCCCGCGGAGACGATCATGTTCGCCAACAACTTTGCGCCGATCGGTACCCGTGGTTGATCCTTACGGTCCTGTCGGGCGTAGCCGTAGTACGGCATGACGCAGGTGATGCGCGCCGCCGAGGCGCGTCGTGCGGCGTCGATCAGAAGCAGCAGCTCGAGAACGTTCTCGGCCGGCGGGTTCGTCGGCTGGACGATGAACACGTCGAGCCCGCGCACGTTCTCGTCGATGCGGACGGAAATCTCGCCGTCGGCAAACCGCCCAAGGCTCACTCGGCCGACATCGACGCCGAGGTGATCGGCGATAGTCTCGGTGAGCGCGCGATTGGCCGAGCCAGACAGCAGCTTCAGGCCGTGACTAGGTACTGCGAGTCCGTCCATTGACGCAGTGTACGTGGCAGTGAGGAGCGAGCGTCAGCGAGCAGCGAATTGCCCCGCGTGGATTCGAACCACGATTCTGCGGTCCAAAGCCGCATGTCCTGCCATTGGACGACGGGGCAGACTTGTCCTGAGAAGCGCCAGCGACGAAGGACGTCCGGAGCAGTTGAAATAAACCGATGGCAGAAGCTGGGTCAAATACTTTGACCGCTCGCGCGATCGAAGTAATGCACCCTCGCCGGATCGATCGTGAGCGAGAGCCGATCTCCCGGCCGTGCAAGCGCCTGGGGCGCCGCACGCGCCGTGACGTCCTGCCCGCCCACACGCAGATAGAGAAGAACCTCGTTGCCCAACGGCTCACTCGCGTCCACGACCGCCTGGATCGCCGATCTGGAGCTCGCGGACGAGGCTACGCGCAAGTCTTCAGGGCGGATGCCGGCGACGAGTCGCTCCGGTGTCATTGCCGCCAACCGCTCGGTTTGGCTGGGGGCGAGAGGAATCGAAAATGCCTCGTCGTCCGCGGCTACGAAACGCGGTGTTCCGTCGAACTCCGCCGCGCCGTCGAACAGGTTCATGGCAGGGCTTCCGATGAAGGTCGCGACAAAGAGAGTCTGCGGGTGATCGTAAAGCTCGAGCGGCGAGCCGATCTGCTCGACGCGTCCCTCGTTCATCACGACGATGCGGTCACCGAGCGTCATCGCCTCGACCTGGTCGTGCGTGACGTATACGACCGTCGCCTTGAGATCGCGCCGAATCCGCGCGATCTCGCGACGCATCTGCACGCGGAGCTTCGCGTCGAGATTCGAGAGTGGCTCGTCGAAGAGGAAAACGCGCGGCTGTCGCACGATCGCGCGTCCGATCGCAACGCGTTGCCTTTGTCCACCCGACAGTTGCCGGGGACGACGGTCGAGGACGGCGGTAATGCCGAGGATATTCGCGGCTTCGCGAACGCGAGTCTCGATCTCGGGGCGCGGCAGTTTCCGCAGATGCAGCGCGAACGCCATGTTCTCATACACCGACATGTGCGGATACAGCGCGTAGCTCTGAAAGACCATCGCGATGTCGCGCTCGTTGGGCGGCACGTCGTTGACGACGCGTCCACCGATGGTGAGCTGACCGTCCGTGAGCGATTCCAGTCCGGCGATGATGCGCAGTGTCGTGCTCTTGCCCGAACCGGATGGCCCCACGAGGACGACGAACTCGCCATCTTCGACGACGAGGTCGACACCGTGCACGGCGACGAAGCCGTTTTCGTATACCTTTCTCACTCCCGTGAGCGTTACCCGGGCCATCGGCTCCTCTCGATGAGGCAGATGCTTTGACGATTCGTTTTCCAGATGGCTTTCTGTGGGGAGCGGCGACGTCGGCGTATCAGATCGAAGGGTCGCCGCTGGCCGATGGGGCTGGCCCGAGTATCTGGCACCGCTTTTCGCACAGCGCCGGTCGCACCGCCAATGGCGAGACCGGCGACGTGGCGTGCGACCACTACAATCGTTATGCAGACGACGTCGAGCTGATGCGAAAGCTCGGCCTGAACGCATATCGCTTCAGCATCTCCTGGGGTCGCGTGCTGCCCGAGGGACGAGGGCGCGTCAACTCCGCGGGCATCGGATTCTACGATCGCCTCGTCGACGAGCTCCTCGCGGCGGGCATCGCGCCTAACGTCACACTGTATCACTGGGATCTGCCCGCCGCGCTGGACGACCGCGGCGGTTGGCTCAATCCCGACATCGCTCAGTGGTTCGCCGAATACGCGCGCGTCGTGTTCGATACGCTGGACGACCGCGTGGGAATGTGGGCGACGCTGAACGAGCCCTGGGTCGTCACCGATGGCGGCTACCTGCGTGGCGCCCTCGCACCGGGGCACAGCAATCTCTACGAGGTACCGATCGCGACGCACAATCTGCTGCGCGCGCATGCCGCGGCCGTGGAAGCATACCGCGCGAGCGGGACGCACCGCATCGGCATCGTCGTCAACCTCGAGCCGAAGTACGTGGCGTCGGAGAGGGAAGAGGATCACGCGGCGACGCGTCGCGCCGACGCGTACATGAATCGGCAATATCTCGATCCGCTTTTTCGCGGCGGCTACCCTAACGAGTTGCGCGAGATCTTCGGCGAGGCGTGGCCGGATCATCCGGCCGCGGAGCTCGAGCATCTCCAGCAGCCGCTCGATTTCGTCGGCGTGAACTACTACACGCGGAGCGTCACGCGAAACGATCCCACTGCGTGGCCGGTGCGCGCGGGACGAGTCGATCAACCACGGCACGCGTACACGGCGACGAATTGGGAGGTCTACGCCGATGGCCTCATGGATACGCTCAAATGGGTGACCGAGCGGTACGGCCGCATGCCGTTGTACGTCACCGAGAATGGCGCTGCGTTCTATGATCCGCCGCAGGCGATCGACGGTCGCGTCGAGGACCCACTCCGCGTCGCGTACTACCGGTCGCACCTTCGCGCTGCTCACGAAGCACTCTGCCAGGGCGTCGATCTGCGCGGATACTATGCCTGGTCGCTGCTCGACAACTACGAGTGGAGCCTCGGCTACTCGAAGCGTTTCGGAATCGTGCACGTCGATTACGCGACGCAGCAACGAACGCCGAAGGCCAGCGCGCGGTTCTATTCCGAGGTGATCAGGACGCATGGGGGCGCGCTCGACGCCTGACAGGGCTGCTCATTCCTTCACACTCCCCATCATGATGCCGGCCACGTAATAGCGTTGCAGAATCAGAAACGCCAATAGCACCGGCAAGACCGTCACCACCGATCCGGCCATCATGAGTTCCGTGTCTTGCACGTGCTCACCCGAGAGCGCTGCGAGCGCGACGGGCAACGTGAATCGCCGATCGTCGCTGAGGATGATCAACGGCCACATGAAGTCGTTCCACGTCGCGAGGAAGGTCCAGATCGCGAGCGTCGCGAGAATCGGCGTGATCACCGGCAGCACCACCGATCGGTAGATCCGCAACTCACTCGCGCCGTCGACGCGCGCGGCGTCGAGCAGATCCTCCGGAATGGCAAGCGCATACTGGCGGATGAGGAAGATTCCGAAGATGCTCGCCATGCCCGGAATGATCACGCCCCAGTACGTGTTCACGAGGTGCAGTGATTTCATCAGGAGGAACAGCGGGAGCATCGAGACCTGCACCGGAATTACGAGGCCCAATGCCAGGCCACGAAAGAGTCGATCGCGGCCTTTGAAACGCAGTTTCGCGAGTGCATATCCGGCGAGTGAGTTCACGGCGAGCGAGAGCACGGTCACGACGATCGACACGAAAGTGCTGTTGGCGAGATAGCGGCCGAGGCTGAGCCGACTGAAGAGCGTTCGATAGTGATCTAGAGTCGGAGCGTGCGGCAGGAAGTGCGGCGGGTACGAGTTGGCCTCACCGGTCGCCATGAACGAGGCGGAAATCATCCACAACGTCGGTAGGAGCGCGACAATGGCGCCGCCGATGAGCAAGCCATACAGCAGTCCTCTTGCGAGTACTGCCGCGCCGGGGCTCCGAGCGACGACCGGCTTGGCGGCCGTGGTCATCGTCAGGCGCGCTCCCGTTGGAGGCGCATCTGAAGCAGCGTCCAGATCAGTATGATGGCAAATAGCACGAACGCGATCGCTGCCGCGACGCCCATCCGCCACCACCGAAACCCCTCTTCGTACATGAAGAGGACGAGACTCGTCGTTGCCCTGAGCGGGCCGCCGCCGGTCATGACGTATGGCTCCGCGAAGAGCTGGAAGTAGCCGATCATCGTGACGACGCCGACGAAGAGGAACGTCGGCGCGAGCTGCGGGATGGTCACGTGCCGGAAGCGCCGGAGCGCACCCGCGCCATCGATACGCGCCGCTTCGTACAGCTCTTCGGGGATGCTTTGGAGGCCGGCGATGAAGATGAGCATGTTATAGCCAAAGTTCTTCCAGATGGCCATCACAATGATCGCCGGCATCGCCCAGCGCGGATCGCCGAGCCAGTCGATCGGCCCGATGCCGACGTGGGCGAGCAGGTAGTTGAGCAAACCGTACCGCGGGTGGTAGAGATACCGCCACACCACGGCGATGGCGACGAGCGTCGTCACGAATGGCGTGAAGTAGACCGTGCGAAACACACCACGCAGCCGCACGGCGCGGGCGTTCACGAGCAGCGCAGCACCTAACGACACGGCGACCGTGAGCGGGCCGCCGACGAGCGCGAAGTAGAAGGTGTTCTTGACCGCGGTCCAGAACGTTGGATTGTGAATCAGGTTCGCGTAATTGCCGAGGCCAACGAAGCGGGCGAGCGACGCGTTCCCGAGCGCGTAGATATCAAAGTCGGTGACGCTCAGGAGGAGCGACGCGGCAACCGGGAGAAAGAAGAAGAGACCGATGAGAACGAGTGCCGGCGCAAGGAAGTACCAGGCGGCACGCGCCTGGGCGCCTTCCGGCCCTCGCTTCACCGTGCCGCCTCGCGGGCGACGGCCTTGGCTTCGTGCGCGAGAATCCAGCGACGCTTCTCGAGGATCTGGTCCACGTCGCGGTCGAGCGACGCCAGCGCCCGTTGCGGCGGCACGTGGCCGCGAATCACCGACTCCGATGCCTCGATCAACTTGCTCGAGATGATCTCGACCTCGGCGACTTTCGGAATCGGGCGCACGCGCTGGAGCTGGGTGTAAAACGCGCGGAAATGCTCGTCGCCACTGAGCGAGCTATCGCGCCAGGCGGCGATGCTCGCGGGGAGGTCGCCCGTTAGGCGCGAGAACCGAAGCTGCTGTTCCGGTCGAGCGAGATATTCGACGAGCTTCCACGCCGCCTCCTTGTGCGGCGACGCGTGGAAAATGACGATGCTCGATCCGCCGGCGAGGGACACACCGGAGGCATCGCCAGTTGGGCCGGGCAGGGGAGCGGTACCCCAGGCGTGCTGAAGCTCCGCGGGCAGTCGTTTACGCATCTCGCCGACGTTCCACGGTCCCGTGATCCACATCGCGAACATTCCGCGCGAGAATTCCTGATAGACATTCGCGACGTCGTTCGTCCCGGCCACCGGAGCGAGATGGTCGCGAAACAGGCTCAGGTAAAAATCAAAGGCCCGAGCGAAGGCGCTGTCGCTGAAGGCGCCATATCGCCCTCCGTCCTTGAGAATCGGCGACCCAGCTTGGAGGCCGAGGACCATCGGCTGCGCCCATTCATTCGTGGGGAGAAAGATTGCATAACGAGTCAGTCCCTGTTGTCGCTTCACCGCCTCCATCGCCGAGCGCCATCCCGCCCATGTGTCAGGAATCGAGGGGTAGCCCGCCTTTGCGAGGAGATCCTTGCGATAGAAGATGACGCGCGTGTCGACGTACCATGGAATCCCGAATGTCGTATCGTCGATGACGTTCGTGTCCCAGATTCCGCGGAAGAAGGCATCGGGCCTAACGACGTTCGATCGCGCGATGTAGCTCTCGAGAGGCTCCAGAGCGTGAATCGCCTGAAACTCGGGCACCCACGTGTTCCCGAGCTGTGCGACGTCCGGCGTCGCTTCGCCGACGAACGACGTGAGCAACTTCTCGTGCGCCGCGGACCACGGCATGGTCTGGACGCGCACGTGGACGCCGGGATTCTCCCGCTCGAACTCCGGCATCATCCGGGCGACGACTTCGCCTTCGGCGCCCATCGCCCAGAAGCGAAGGGTGATGCTGTTGTCGGGAACCGTGCGACAGGCCCCCGCCAACACCAACATCGCACAAACCGACAAACGCCGACGGAACACGGACAAACATGGCACGCCGTCACTCCAGCGCGGGCCGTGGACGCCGGTCAACGCCAATGCTGTGCCTTCGCCGCCGCGCGTTCGCGCGCCGCAAGTCGGCGTTTCCTCGGCGCCGCACTTTGGGGTCCGTCCTGGCGGCCCAGTTTTCGCCGGCCAGTATCTTAACGCGGGCGTGATGCGCAAGCACTTACTCCTTGAGATGCAGCACCCGCGCGTTCGTGAACGTAATACTCCGAAGGTAACTCACGATGTCCGCGAGCGTCCGGATTTGACGTTCCTGGCGCTCCTTCACGCGAGTAGCGGGTCTGGGGGGTGGATGGTGGGTGGTGGAGTCACGGTGATCGTGCGCGAAGGACTGTGCGTGATTCGCCGAGTACGGTGCTCATGAAGCGAGGCAAATGAGGTGTTGCACTCAGGTCTGCGGGTGTAAGGCTCCGAACGGTTCGTGTGCGACAGGGGAAGACGCGTGGAGCGATGGGGACTGGTCGTGCCTATCTGGGAAAGCCGCCGAGTGGCGGGAGAGTGCGAAGTGGTTGGTGAGGCGTCGTGAGTGGCGGTAGCAGTGACGGTGGTACCTCACCAGGGTCTGGTCGTGGACACTCGAAGGCCGGAGCGTTGCAATGATGTGCACAGCGTGGTGCGCTGGGCAAGAGGCGTGTTCTCGCAGGAGCCGGGGCTGACGGAAGGGACGGGACACGTTGTCGCGCGAGGACGCTGCCTGTCGGAGTGTGTTGGCGCGGTGATGCGGTGGGTGCGCGGCCGCGCGCGTAAGAGTCCGCGTGTGATCGCTGGTACTCGGCGCGTGCCGGCCCGCGACCGCTGCGTGAAGAGCCGAGCTTCGCGATGAGATGTCACACGCTCGCGAGGCATGCCGCCGTCGGCCATCTGAAAGAGCCACCCCTCGAGATGTTAATCCTCGTTCGCTGCGTGCTTGTCGAGTATAAGGAAAGGCTAACTCTAAACGCCCTCGTGATAGTGGAAGAGCACGCGACTCGAGTCTATCCCCGCCCAGTCATAATAGATGCCGTCGTTGCCTAAGTACGCGTTACGTCCGAGCAATTGCGAGCCATCGAACGGCTTCTATGAGACCGCGTGGCGATTGTCCGCGGCACGATTGCCAAAAGTCGGCGACGGACGTAAAAAGTGGGCGTTCGCGTGGTGATTGTGCCGCGCCGAGCAATGAAAGTCTCCCGCAAACTTCTGTAAAATCGAAGATCCCGACGGAAATCGGCTGTCGTCTCGGCGAAGTGGCGCACATGTCGATGGATGTCGCGCCTGAATCGGTGTATGTCAGCGCGTGCCAAGCGCAAAAGGACGAGACAGTCAGTTTTGTGCGATTCCCGGTGCTGAATGTAAATGAGCTTTCGCTCACTGACGTCGGCCGTTAGCGAACGCTGGGTTGTGTGCTCACGCTTCGGGGAATTACTGGAGCCAGGCGCCTGTGAATCCGGCCCGCTGGAGCCCGCGTCTGATATAGGGACTCTGCCTCATCAGTCTCCAGATCAAGCCGGTCCGATAATTCTCGATCATGCCGACGATCGGGCCCTGGTCGATCCCGAGGTAGTCGGTGTCGAACCAGCCGACGCCGTTCACGACGCGACCCTGCT
The genomic region above belongs to Gemmatimonadaceae bacterium and contains:
- a CDS encoding lipocalin family protein, yielding MRKFVLLAAGLVALAACNNDSTSPNGNVTGTYSLRTVNGNPLPYTFSDGSVLVSDRLSLNGDGTYVDIATFSNAGSATEQGLWSVNNNLITFNDQTDAFNYNGSLSGNVLTESFPSSQSGGSVTEVYQKD
- the ychF gene encoding redox-regulated ATPase YchF; translated protein: MLKLGIVGLPNVGKSTLFNALTAAGAEAANYPFCTVEPNVGMVEVPDERLHRLADIVQPKKVVPAVVQFVDIAGLVKGAAEGEGLGNKFLANIRETDAIVHVVRCFEDADVAHVMGPVDPARDREVIEFELALADLSVVEKRLDRTQRAAKTGDKDAKAELAVLELALGVLREGRGLWEARLSSGQLAALQPLSLLTTKPVLYAANVTDHELAGDEGPHLRRLREAVAASGEHAEIVPFSAKIEAELAELAPDERKEFLASLGIDSAGLDRLIHAGYHLLGLQTYFTAGEQEVRAWTIHLGDTAPVAAGAIHTDFERGFIRAETVAYPDFVANGGWKGAREKGVARAEGKEYVVADGDVMLFRFNV
- a CDS encoding four helix bundle protein, giving the protein MQDFTKLKVWQKAHRLAIDLKREIDKGPRWNFPGLRGKTLRGAGSIADTIAEGCGKKSPLELARYADMSAASANETLGQLLRARDQGFLSHRKYEEFEGRIDEIRRMLWSLAGEVRRQHGGDR
- the pth gene encoding aminoacyl-tRNA hydrolase, which produces MKVIVGLGNPGKEYERTRHNVGWWVLDHLADVWRFEGWRRDGDARVASGQVGAASVRLVKPQTYMNLSGAVLRPYLRRAGWSPQHDLLVILDEAALSLGTIRFRARGSSAGHNGLKSIEGALGHQDYARLRIGIAPPPGRHRGNLADYVLSEFGKSDAKVVEELMPTFVEAMETWIRDGIEPVMNRFNRKARGEEAP
- a CDS encoding 50S ribosomal protein L25/general stress protein Ctc is translated as MATANLNANVRSDRGTGVARKLRQSGQVPAIIYGHSRQPQSLAINTRDLEKLLERVAAASTVIELSIDGRSARTLIREIQRHPVKRSILHVDFQELVAGEKVTVSIPLVFTGSAEGVREGGILDQVMHELRIHVDPASIPNHVDVDVTPLAIGHSIHVRELNIPAGVDVLDEGDATVCTVSAPRAAETPAAGVAVVPEAAVEPELIRKPKEGEEEGGEEA
- a CDS encoding ribose-phosphate pyrophosphokinase, translating into MDGLAVPSHGLKLLSGSANRALTETIADHLGVDVGRVSLGRFADGEISVRIDENVRGLDVFIVQPTNPPAENVLELLLLIDAARRASAARITCVMPYYGYARQDRKDQPRVPIGAKLLANMIVSAGADRVLGVDFHQHQLQGFFDIPVDHLYAMPVFVNHYRRKQLTNPVVVAPDVGSAKMARGFAKRLNASLAIIDKRRPAPNVSEVVNVVGEVEGMDCILVDDMIDTAGTVSEASSALKNLGARDIYCCATHALLSGPATKRLCESAIAEVAVTDTIAIPPERCFSTLRVLSVGELLSKAIRFTHSEQSVSSLFD
- the ugpC gene encoding sn-glycerol-3-phosphate ABC transporter ATP-binding protein UgpC — protein: MARVTLTGVRKVYENGFVAVHGVDLVVEDGEFVVLVGPSGSGKSTTLRIIAGLESLTDGQLTIGGRVVNDVPPNERDIAMVFQSYALYPHMSVYENMAFALHLRKLPRPEIETRVREAANILGITAVLDRRPRQLSGGQRQRVAIGRAIVRQPRVFLFDEPLSNLDAKLRVQMRREIARIRRDLKATVVYVTHDQVEAMTLGDRIVVMNEGRVEQIGSPLELYDHPQTLFVATFIGSPAMNLFDGAAEFDGTPRFVAADDEAFSIPLAPSQTERLAAMTPERLVAGIRPEDLRVASSASSRSAIQAVVDASEPLGNEVLLYLRVGGQDVTARAAPQALARPGDRLSLTIDPARVHYFDRASGQSI
- a CDS encoding GH1 family beta-glucosidase, with translation MTIRFPDGFLWGAATSAYQIEGSPLADGAGPSIWHRFSHSAGRTANGETGDVACDHYNRYADDVELMRKLGLNAYRFSISWGRVLPEGRGRVNSAGIGFYDRLVDELLAAGIAPNVTLYHWDLPAALDDRGGWLNPDIAQWFAEYARVVFDTLDDRVGMWATLNEPWVVTDGGYLRGALAPGHSNLYEVPIATHNLLRAHAAAVEAYRASGTHRIGIVVNLEPKYVASEREEDHAATRRADAYMNRQYLDPLFRGGYPNELREIFGEAWPDHPAAELEHLQQPLDFVGVNYYTRSVTRNDPTAWPVRAGRVDQPRHAYTATNWEVYADGLMDTLKWVTERYGRMPLYVTENGAAFYDPPQAIDGRVEDPLRVAYYRSHLRAAHEALCQGVDLRGYYAWSLLDNYEWSLGYSKRFGIVHVDYATQQRTPKASARFYSEVIRTHGGALDA
- a CDS encoding carbohydrate ABC transporter permease, which produces MTTAAKPVVARSPGAAVLARGLLYGLLIGGAIVALLPTLWMISASFMATGEANSYPPHFLPHAPTLDHYRTLFSRLSLGRYLANSTFVSIVVTVLSLAVNSLAGYALAKLRFKGRDRLFRGLALGLVIPVQVSMLPLFLLMKSLHLVNTYWGVIIPGMASIFGIFLIRQYALAIPEDLLDAARVDGASELRIYRSVVLPVITPILATLAIWTFLATWNDFMWPLIILSDDRRFTLPVALAALSGEHVQDTELMMAGSVVTVLPVLLAFLILQRYYVAGIMMGSVKE